One genomic region from Ptychodera flava strain L36383 chromosome 5, AS_Pfla_20210202, whole genome shotgun sequence encodes:
- the LOC139133147 gene encoding dual specificity protein phosphatase 23-like isoform X2, translating to MANAQKPWNFSWVEEKKVAGLAFPNQPRHLQYLKEQGIKHLVTLTQRSPKLDTCPEIQWHPIKMPDFTAPSPDQINEFLKIVEESNAKGEAVAVHCAHGNGRTGTMLACYLIKTRKISGQEAIDLIRELRPGAIEVPEQEQAVIQFYQYAKSNFMI from the exons ATGGCCAACGCACAGAAACCATGGAACTTCTCCTGGGTTGAGGAGAAGAAGGTGGCTGGTCTAGCCTTTCCCAATCAGCCCAGACATCTCCAGTACCTCAAGGAGCAAGGAATCAAACACCTGGTGACGCTGACGCAGAGAAGCCCCAAGTTGGACACCTGCCCAGAGATCCAGTGGCATCCAATCAAAATGCCtgatttcacagcgccctctccAGACCAAATAAATGAGTTTTTGAAGATTGTTGAAGAGTCCAATGCAAAAGGCGAG gCTGTAGCAGTTCACTGTGCCCATGGCAATGGGAGGACAGGCACCATGCTGGCGTGCTACTTAATCAAAACTAGAAAGATATCTGGCCAAGAGGCCATTGACCTTATACGAGAATTGCGACCCGGCGCCATCGAAGTCCCCGAACAGGAACAAGCCGTCATTCAGTTTTACCAATATGCAAAGTCCAATTTTATGatatga
- the LOC139133145 gene encoding uncharacterized protein translates to MGKKHYGDRRATFITVCSRTRSIAKSCINRHLENRKGLWGDHSAINESRIPSALCIMGLGQRSSGHQPTQAYVTTVNNTQTGNNNTEVIVRNRMPGHRNCCVVGCGNSGVRLEKWMAKVCSSHNCLFGQGRCNCRPPFTLFPFPTGLKDESGRLRWQRLINRKDGNGKNWKPNRYSRVCSRHFIDGTPTKEHPDPTLYLGYTYTRRQIINSRRKPVNRIVVVKSDDSDGNSECASLPTSSDAPLHSAKISSITSSSPITTHNNDHDYCSSPCEPSTCINERCTEKLKAKDREIDLLRQYTGILKREVQNLKTKLNDKIKQPFSHLNLSDDRKTKLFTGLPNRKTFDSLFDKVLQSKASKLKYWRGPSKLSTKVHRFTRTQKKSGPSRRLRQKDEFLLTLMKLRLGSTNSDLADRFGISLSTVSNIINTWLRFLARELKCLIYNPPREVASQHCPMKFRKSKYKNVRYIIDCTEVFIEAPKDPVVRAATFSDYKHHETIKFLVSIMPCGMFNFVSETWGGRTSDVYLTRQSGFYDILQYNDEIMADRRFHYC, encoded by the exons ATGGGAAAAAAACACTACGGTGACAGAAGGGCTACGTTTATCACTGTCTGCAGCCGTACACGTAGTATAGCTAAAAGCTGTATtaaccgccatcttgaaaatcgCAAAGGATTATGGGGCGACCACAGTGCTATAAACGAATCACGAATCCCGAGCGCGCTGTGTATTATGGGATTGGGGCAAAGGTCAAGTGGGCATCAACCGACTCAGGCTTACGTAACTACGGTAAACAATACACAGACCGGCAACAATAATACGGAAGTTATCGTGCGAAACAG AATGCCAGGACATCGTAATTGTTGTGTAGTCGGCTGTGGAAACAGTGGCGTCAGGTTAGAAAAATGGATGGCAAAGGTTTGCTCGAGTCACAACTGCTTATTTGGACAGGGGCGGTGCAATTGTCGTCCACCATTCACCCTTTTCCCGTTTCCAACGGGTCTCAAAGATGAATCGGGTAGACTCAGATGGCAACGATTGATCAATCGAAAAGATGGTAACGGTAAAAACTGGAAACCAAACAGGTACTCTAGAGTTTGTTCTCGCCATTTCATCGACGGCACACCAACGAAAGAACACCCAGACCCTACCCTATACCTCGGCTATACTTATACTAGACGACAAATCATCAATTCCAGACGGAAGCCAGTGAACAGGATTGTTGTCGTCAAGTCTGATGACAGTGATGGAAATAGCGAATGCGCATCTTTGCCAACATCCAGTGATGCTCCACTACACTCtgcaaaaatttcatcaattacaTCGTCATCGCCAATAACAACTCACAATAACGATCATGATTATTGTTCTTCGCCTTGTGAACCCAGCACATGTATAAACGAAAGATGCACCGAGAAACTGAAAGCTAAAGACAGGGAGATAGACTTGCTGAGACAATATACAGGTATATTAAAACGAGAAGTTCAAAACTTGAAAACAAAACTCAACGACAAAATCAAACAGCCCTTCAGTCATTTAAACCTTTCTGATgatagaaaaacaaaactttttacaGGATTGCCAAACAGAAAAACTTTCGACAGCCTGTTTGATAAAGTCCTTCAAAGTAAGGCTTCGAAACTTAAATACTGGAGGGGTCCAAGTAAACTGTCAACCAAGGTGCATAGGTTTACACGGACACAAAAAAAATCTGGACCAAGTCGCCGACTCAGACAAAAGGATGAATTCCTTCTAACACTGATGAAATTGCGTCTTGGCAGTACTAATTCAGATCTTGCTGATCGTTTCGGTATAAGTTTAAGTACTGTTAGTAATATCATCAACACGTGGTTGCGATTTTTAGCCCGTGAACTAAAATGCCTTATTTACAACCCTCCGAGAGAAGTGGCAAGTCAACACTGTCCcatgaaatttagaaaatcaaagtATAAGAATGTTAGATACATAATAGACTGCACGGAAGTTTTCATTGAAGCACCAAAGGACCCAGTTGTGCGTGCAGCCACATTTTCTGATTACAAACATCACGAGACAATTAAATTTTTAGTTTCTATTATGCCATGTGGGATGTTCAATTTTGTATCTGAGACATGGGGTGGGAGAACGTCTGACGTGTACTTGACTAGACAGAGCGGGTTCTACGACATACTACAATACAATGACGAAATAATGGCAGACAGAAGGTTTCACTATTGCTGA
- the LOC139133147 gene encoding uncharacterized protein isoform X1: MEMWPSIFLSDITMYIMANHPGNDVPLQQRLLNEYKEGKAYRLYTGGWLKEIFYHAVSQHSEYCFLKANCCHTMKIGDVPHTVWICVVKKTGDIKSAYCSCTAGLGCSCIHITAMFFRVEAAVRTGQTNVACTSKLCQWNIPAKKTHIEPLRVKDMDFKVSKFSKVASRPLVDRSRKQFRPDGYIPEENEDVRRSNLLDILQTSVPNGCYRAMRENKFQVGGGAELSDSVVIDAISEETKSILLDDPKAIEENEILKLAKLSDTTDEFLSKLKNVNYSDYDIHMLESKTVGQHCNSLWRNQRIGRLTASKFYSIYTKVNTIKNHPNNLHNIDFLLKTILGHDVSIDTVESVKHGRTLEPEAKKAYIELMKSKHEGFGHRECGLFVDKHKPYLGASPDLVVSCKCCEVGLMECKCPFRIRHSVPSVYNLDYIQLDDSGSIKLKRNHLYFAQIQGQMAITGTQWCDLFIFTFAGNLTLRVNFDEKYWSDLVTNLDYFFNTYVANELLSSCVCN, translated from the exons ATGGAAATGTGGCCTTCCATCTTCCTAAGCGATATTACCATGTACATTATGGCGAACCACCCTGGCAACGACGTACCTCTACAGCAACGTCTCTTGAATGAGTACAAGGAAGGGAAAGCATACAGGCTGTATACTGGTGGCTggttgaaagaaatattttatcacGCAGTATCCCAGCATTCAGAATATTGCTTTTTGAAAGCAAACTGCTGCCACACCATGAAGATTGGTGATGTTCCTCACACAGTTTGGATATGTGTAGTAAAGAAAACTGGTGATATAAAAAGTGCCTATTGCTCTTGTACTGCCGG ACTAGGATGTTCATGCATTCACATAACAGCGATGTTTTTTCGTGTTGAAGCGGCAGTCAGAACAGGCCAGACAAATGTAGCATGTACGTCTAAACTGTGCCAATGGAATATCCCAGCCAAGAAAACGCATATTGAACCATTGCGTGTGAAAGACATGGACTTCAAAGTCTCTAAATTCAGCAAAG ttgcTTCAAGACCCCTTGTTGACAGGAGTCGAAAACAGTTTCGGCCTGACGGATATATACCGGAAGAAAATGAAGATGTCAGACGTTCCAACCTGCTTGATATCTTGCAGACATCAGTCCCCAACGGATGTTATAGAGCCATGAGggaaaataaattccaagtaGGAGGTGGAGCAGAACTGTCGGACTCTGTTGTGATTGATGCGATCTCTGAAGAAACAAAATCGATTTTGTTAGATGATCCAAAAGCTATcgaggaaaatgaaattttaaagctTGCAAAGTTATCCGATACTACAGATGAATTTCTTTCCAAACTTAAGAATGTAAATTATAGTGATTATGATATTCATATGTTGGAAAGCAAAACTGTGGGTCAGCATTGTAATAGTTTATGGCGTAATCAACGTATTGGAAGACTAACTGCGTCTAAGTTTTATTCGATCTATACAAAGGTGAACACAATCAAAAATCATCcaaataatttacataacattgaCTTTCTCTTAAAAACAATATTAGGACATGATGTTTCCATTGACACTGTTGAATCTGTGAAGCATGGTCGAACACTTGAACCCGAGGCAAAGAAAGCGTACATCgagctgatgaaaagtaaacacGAAGGATTCGGTCATAGGGAGTGTGGTCTGTTTGTCGATAAACATAAGCCTTATCTTGGTGCTTCACCGGATCTTGTTGTGAGCTGTAAATGTTGTGAAGTAGGATTAATGGAATGTAAATGCCCCTTCCGAATTCGCCATTCAGTTCCATCCGTGTATAATTTAGATTACATACAATTAGACGATAGTGGAAGtattaaattaaaaagaaatcacCTATATTTCGCACAAATTCAGGGTCAGATGGCCATTACCGGCACACAATGGTGTGATCTATTCATATTTACTTTCGCCGGGAATCTTACACTTCGAGTTAACTTCGATGAGAAATATTGGTCAGACCTTGTGACCAACCTCGACTATTTTTTTAATACATATGTAGCTAATGAATTATTATCCTCTTGTGTTTGTAATTGA